A single region of the Novosphingobium sp. genome encodes:
- a CDS encoding alginate lyase family protein — MRANSHDSTSYWARDVEVVVRGTQVGGPRENYANLFNDTAAAYALALDWRISGDRKRGAAAARILNAWARTLKTITGTSDRYLASGIYGYQLAIAGETLRDFPGWSQTDQAAFHKMLLDVIAPMNRDFLTHHNGAKIDHYWANWDLCNLASLMAIGILTDHRDLYEQAREYYLHGEGNGAIGKAAWQVYPGGLAQWQESGRDQGHSLMGLGLAGTICEMAWQQGDDLFAADDNRLLAAARYVARYNLGQDVPYTTYTNSDVTQSVISDKMRGQVRPVWALIFNHYVKRKGLEAPELQEMIRKNGIDGGGGDYGPNSGGFDQLGYGTLTSTRP, encoded by the coding sequence CCCATGACAGCACCAGTTATTGGGCTCGGGATGTCGAGGTGGTCGTGCGCGGCACGCAGGTGGGCGGTCCCCGCGAAAATTATGCCAACCTCTTCAACGATACAGCGGCCGCCTATGCTCTTGCCCTGGATTGGCGCATCAGCGGTGACCGCAAGCGAGGCGCTGCGGCAGCACGCATTCTCAACGCCTGGGCGCGCACGCTCAAGACCATCACCGGCACCTCGGACAGATATCTGGCCTCGGGGATCTACGGCTATCAATTGGCCATCGCGGGTGAAACGCTTCGGGATTTCCCCGGCTGGTCGCAAACCGATCAGGCCGCCTTCCACAAGATGCTCCTCGATGTGATTGCGCCGATGAACCGCGATTTCTTGACCCATCACAACGGTGCCAAGATCGACCATTATTGGGCGAACTGGGATCTGTGCAATCTGGCCTCGTTGATGGCGATCGGCATCCTAACCGACCACCGGGACCTCTATGAGCAGGCCCGCGAGTATTATCTTCATGGCGAGGGCAACGGTGCCATCGGTAAGGCGGCATGGCAGGTCTATCCTGGAGGCTTGGCCCAGTGGCAGGAAAGCGGGCGCGATCAGGGCCACAGCCTGATGGGGCTGGGTCTAGCCGGGACGATCTGCGAAATGGCCTGGCAACAGGGTGACGATCTGTTCGCGGCCGACGACAACCGGCTGCTGGCGGCTGCACGGTATGTTGCGCGCTACAATCTTGGTCAGGACGTGCCCTACACCACCTACACCAACAGCGATGTCACCCAGAGCGTGATCTCCGACAAGATGCGCGGGCAGGTGCGCCCAGTCTGGGCATTGATCTTCAACCATTACGTCAAGCGCAAAGGGCTCGAAGCGCCCGAGTTGCAGGAGATGATCCGAAAGAACGGCATCGATGGCGGTGGTGGCGATTATGGTCCCAACAGCGGTGGCTTCGATCAGCTCGGATATGGCACGCTAACCTCCACGAGGCCGTGA